One genomic segment of Mus pahari chromosome 4, PAHARI_EIJ_v1.1, whole genome shotgun sequence includes these proteins:
- the Kirrel1 gene encoding kin of IRRE-like protein 1 isoform X1, whose protein sequence is MTLESPRTSLMTCQSSLLPEKPRFLSKKMWAPHLVVAYLIFVTLALALPGTQTRFSQEPADQTVVAGQRAVLPCVLLNYSGIVQWTKDGLALGMGQGLKAWPRYRVVGSADAGQYNLEITDAELSDDASYECQATEAALRSRRAKLTVLIPPEETRIDGGPVILLQAGTPYNLTCRAFNAKPAATIVWFRDGTQQEGAVTSTELLKDGKRETTVSQLLIEPTDLDIGRVFTCRSMNEAIPNGKETSIELDVHHPPTVTLSIEPQTVLEGERVIFTCQATANPEILGYRWAKGGFLIEDAHESRYETNVDYSFFTEPVSCEVYNKVGSTNVSTLVNVHFAPRIVVYPKPTTTDIGSDVTLTCVWVGNPPLTLTWTKKDSNMVLSNSNQLLLKSVTQADAGTYTCRAIVPRIGVAEREVPLYVNGPPIISSEAVQFAVRGDGGKVECFIGSTPPPDRIAWAWKENFLEVGTLERYTVERTNSGSGVLSTLTINNVMEADFQTHYNCTAWNSFGPGTAIIQLEEREVLPVGIIAGATIGAGILVVFSFAALVFFLYRRRKGSRKDVTLRKLDIKVETVNREPLTMHSDREDDTASISTATRVMKAIYSSFKDDVDLKQDLRCDTIDTREEYEMKDPTNGYYNVRAHEDRPSSRAVLYADYRAPGPTRFDGRPSSRLSHSSGYAQLNTYSRAPASDYGTEPTPSGPSAPGGTDTTSQLSYENYEKFNSHPFPGAAGYPTYRLGYPQAPPSGLERTPYEAYDPIGKYATATRFSYTSQHSDYGQRFQQRMQTHV, encoded by the exons CTTTGGCTTTGCCCGGGACTCAGACTCGCTTCAGCCAGGAGCCAGCTGATCAGACCGTGGTGGCCGGACAGCGGGCAGTGCTCCCATGTGTGCTCCTCAACTACTCTGGGATTGTACAGTGGACCAAGGACGGGTTGGCTCTGGGTATGGGCCAGGGCCTCAAAG CCTGGCCACGGTACCGGGTCGTAGGCTCTGCAGATGCTGGGCAATACAACTTGGAGATCACAGATGCCGAGCTGTCTGATGACGCTTCCTATGAATGCCAGGCCACGGAGGCTGCCCTGCGCTCTCGGCGGGCCAAACTCACCGTGCTCA tTCCTCCAGAGGAAACAAGGATTGATGGGGGCCCCGTGATTCTGCTGCAAGCAGGCACCCCCTACAACCTCACTTGCAGAGCATTTAATGCCAAACCTGCTGCCACCATCGTTTGGTTCCGGGATGGGACACAACAGGAGGGGGCTGTGACTAGCACG GAGCTGCTGAAGGATGGGAAAAGGGAGACCACAGTCAGCCAACTGCTCATTGAGCCCACAGACCTAGACATTGGCCGCGTGTTCACCTGTCGCAGCATGAATGAGGCCATCCCCAATGGCAAGGAGACATCCATTGAGCTTGATGTGCACC ACCCTCCCACAGTGACTCTGTCCATTGAGCCCCAGACAGTGCTGGAGGGTGAGCGTGTCATCTTTACATGCCAGGCCACAGCCAACCCAGAGATCTTGGGCTACAG GTGGGCCAAAGGGGGCTTCTTGATTGAAGACGCCCATGAGAGTCGCTATGAGACAAACGTTGACTATTCCTTCTTCACGGAGCCTGTGTCTTGTGAGGTTTATAACAAAGTCGGAAGCACCAATGTCAGCACTTTAGTGAATGTTCACT TCGCCCCCCGGATTGTAGTTTACCCAAAGCCCACCACCACAGACATTGGATCTGATGTGACCCTCACCTGTGTCTGGGTTGGgaaccctcccctcaccctcaccTGGACCAAGAAGGACTCAAACATG GTCCTGAGTAACAGCAATCAACTGTTGCTGAAGTCAGTGACCCAGGCAGACGCCGGCACCTATACCTGCCGGGCCATCGTGCCTCGGATCGGAGTGGCTGAGCGAGAGGTACCGCTTTATGTAAATG GACCTCCTATCATCTCCAGCGAGGCGGTGCAGTTTGCTGTGAGAGGTGACGGTGGTAAGGTGGAGTGCTTTATCGGGAGTACCCCACCTCCGGATCGAATT GCATGGGCATGGAAGGAGAACTTCCTCGAGGTGGGGACCCTGGAACGCTACACCGTGGAGAGGACGAACTCAGGCAGCGGCGTGCTGTCCACGCTCACCATCAATAACGTCATGGAGGCCGACTTCCAGACCCACTACAACTGCACTGCCTGGAACAGCTTTGGACCAGGCACAGCCATCATCCAGCTGGAAGAGCGAG AGGTGTTACCTGTGGGCATCATTGCCGGGGCCACCATCGGCGCCGGCATCCTGGTCGTCTTCTCTTTTGCTGCCTTGGTGTTCTTCCTCTACCGACGTCGCAAAGGCA GTCGAAAGGATGTGACGTTGAGGAAGCTGGACATCAAGGTGGAGACGGTGAATCGGGAGCCACTTACGATGCACTCTGACCGGGAGGATGATACCGCCAGCATTTCCACAGCAACGCGGGTCATGAAGGCCATCTACTCG TCCTTTAAGGATGATGTGGATCTGAAGCAGGACCTGCGCTGTGACACCATTGATACCCGGGAAGAGTATGAGATGAAg GATCCCACCAATGGTTATTACAATGTGCGCGCCCACGAAGATCGCCCATCCTCCAGGGCGGTGCTGTATGCAGACTACCGCGCCCCTGGTCCTACTCGTTTTGATGGGCGCCCATCATCCCGCCTCTCCCACTCCAGTGGTTATGCCCAGCTCAATACGTACAGCCGGGCCCCTGCCTCTGACTATGGCACAGAGCCTACACCCTCTGGCCCTTCTGCTCCGGGTGGCACCGACACGACCAGCCAGCTGTCGTACGAGAACTATGAGAAGTTCAACTCCCATCCCTTTCCCGGGGCAGCTGGGTATCCTACCTACCGTCTAGGCTACCCCCAGGCCCCACCCTCTGGCCTGGAGAGGACCCCCTATGAAGCGTATGACCCTATTGGCAAGTATGCCACCGCCACTCGGTTCTCCTACACCTCTCAGCACTCAGACTATGGCCAGCGATTCCAGCAGCGCATGCAGACTCATGTGTAG
- the Kirrel1 gene encoding kin of IRRE-like protein 1 isoform X2, whose protein sequence is MLSLLIWILTLYNTFSQALALPGTQTRFSQEPADQTVVAGQRAVLPCVLLNYSGIVQWTKDGLALGMGQGLKAWPRYRVVGSADAGQYNLEITDAELSDDASYECQATEAALRSRRAKLTVLIPPEETRIDGGPVILLQAGTPYNLTCRAFNAKPAATIVWFRDGTQQEGAVTSTELLKDGKRETTVSQLLIEPTDLDIGRVFTCRSMNEAIPNGKETSIELDVHHPPTVTLSIEPQTVLEGERVIFTCQATANPEILGYRWAKGGFLIEDAHESRYETNVDYSFFTEPVSCEVYNKVGSTNVSTLVNVHFAPRIVVYPKPTTTDIGSDVTLTCVWVGNPPLTLTWTKKDSNMVLSNSNQLLLKSVTQADAGTYTCRAIVPRIGVAEREVPLYVNGPPIISSEAVQFAVRGDGGKVECFIGSTPPPDRIAWAWKENFLEVGTLERYTVERTNSGSGVLSTLTINNVMEADFQTHYNCTAWNSFGPGTAIIQLEEREVLPVGIIAGATIGAGILVVFSFAALVFFLYRRRKGSRKDVTLRKLDIKVETVNREPLTMHSDREDDTASISTATRVMKAIYSSFKDDVDLKQDLRCDTIDTREEYEMKDPTNGYYNVRAHEDRPSSRAVLYADYRAPGPTRFDGRPSSRLSHSSGYAQLNTYSRAPASDYGTEPTPSGPSAPGGTDTTSQLSYENYEKFNSHPFPGAAGYPTYRLGYPQAPPSGLERTPYEAYDPIGKYATATRFSYTSQHSDYGQRFQQRMQTHV, encoded by the exons CTTTGGCTTTGCCCGGGACTCAGACTCGCTTCAGCCAGGAGCCAGCTGATCAGACCGTGGTGGCCGGACAGCGGGCAGTGCTCCCATGTGTGCTCCTCAACTACTCTGGGATTGTACAGTGGACCAAGGACGGGTTGGCTCTGGGTATGGGCCAGGGCCTCAAAG CCTGGCCACGGTACCGGGTCGTAGGCTCTGCAGATGCTGGGCAATACAACTTGGAGATCACAGATGCCGAGCTGTCTGATGACGCTTCCTATGAATGCCAGGCCACGGAGGCTGCCCTGCGCTCTCGGCGGGCCAAACTCACCGTGCTCA tTCCTCCAGAGGAAACAAGGATTGATGGGGGCCCCGTGATTCTGCTGCAAGCAGGCACCCCCTACAACCTCACTTGCAGAGCATTTAATGCCAAACCTGCTGCCACCATCGTTTGGTTCCGGGATGGGACACAACAGGAGGGGGCTGTGACTAGCACG GAGCTGCTGAAGGATGGGAAAAGGGAGACCACAGTCAGCCAACTGCTCATTGAGCCCACAGACCTAGACATTGGCCGCGTGTTCACCTGTCGCAGCATGAATGAGGCCATCCCCAATGGCAAGGAGACATCCATTGAGCTTGATGTGCACC ACCCTCCCACAGTGACTCTGTCCATTGAGCCCCAGACAGTGCTGGAGGGTGAGCGTGTCATCTTTACATGCCAGGCCACAGCCAACCCAGAGATCTTGGGCTACAG GTGGGCCAAAGGGGGCTTCTTGATTGAAGACGCCCATGAGAGTCGCTATGAGACAAACGTTGACTATTCCTTCTTCACGGAGCCTGTGTCTTGTGAGGTTTATAACAAAGTCGGAAGCACCAATGTCAGCACTTTAGTGAATGTTCACT TCGCCCCCCGGATTGTAGTTTACCCAAAGCCCACCACCACAGACATTGGATCTGATGTGACCCTCACCTGTGTCTGGGTTGGgaaccctcccctcaccctcaccTGGACCAAGAAGGACTCAAACATG GTCCTGAGTAACAGCAATCAACTGTTGCTGAAGTCAGTGACCCAGGCAGACGCCGGCACCTATACCTGCCGGGCCATCGTGCCTCGGATCGGAGTGGCTGAGCGAGAGGTACCGCTTTATGTAAATG GACCTCCTATCATCTCCAGCGAGGCGGTGCAGTTTGCTGTGAGAGGTGACGGTGGTAAGGTGGAGTGCTTTATCGGGAGTACCCCACCTCCGGATCGAATT GCATGGGCATGGAAGGAGAACTTCCTCGAGGTGGGGACCCTGGAACGCTACACCGTGGAGAGGACGAACTCAGGCAGCGGCGTGCTGTCCACGCTCACCATCAATAACGTCATGGAGGCCGACTTCCAGACCCACTACAACTGCACTGCCTGGAACAGCTTTGGACCAGGCACAGCCATCATCCAGCTGGAAGAGCGAG AGGTGTTACCTGTGGGCATCATTGCCGGGGCCACCATCGGCGCCGGCATCCTGGTCGTCTTCTCTTTTGCTGCCTTGGTGTTCTTCCTCTACCGACGTCGCAAAGGCA GTCGAAAGGATGTGACGTTGAGGAAGCTGGACATCAAGGTGGAGACGGTGAATCGGGAGCCACTTACGATGCACTCTGACCGGGAGGATGATACCGCCAGCATTTCCACAGCAACGCGGGTCATGAAGGCCATCTACTCG TCCTTTAAGGATGATGTGGATCTGAAGCAGGACCTGCGCTGTGACACCATTGATACCCGGGAAGAGTATGAGATGAAg GATCCCACCAATGGTTATTACAATGTGCGCGCCCACGAAGATCGCCCATCCTCCAGGGCGGTGCTGTATGCAGACTACCGCGCCCCTGGTCCTACTCGTTTTGATGGGCGCCCATCATCCCGCCTCTCCCACTCCAGTGGTTATGCCCAGCTCAATACGTACAGCCGGGCCCCTGCCTCTGACTATGGCACAGAGCCTACACCCTCTGGCCCTTCTGCTCCGGGTGGCACCGACACGACCAGCCAGCTGTCGTACGAGAACTATGAGAAGTTCAACTCCCATCCCTTTCCCGGGGCAGCTGGGTATCCTACCTACCGTCTAGGCTACCCCCAGGCCCCACCCTCTGGCCTGGAGAGGACCCCCTATGAAGCGTATGACCCTATTGGCAAGTATGCCACCGCCACTCGGTTCTCCTACACCTCTCAGCACTCAGACTATGGCCAGCGATTCCAGCAGCGCATGCAGACTCATGTGTAG